The following proteins are co-located in the Dietzia timorensis genome:
- a CDS encoding class I SAM-dependent methyltransferase, with the protein MNERSERKLESVRSELFRHVTGNVVEIGPGTGTNLRYYNIAEHVTLVEPYSAMRRILSARVGTARNSNLFSIVDGRAESMPADSQSIDTVVSTLVLCSVPDLDRTLAEIRRILKPNGALVFLEHHVGNGIRSKTQHALTPFMKKYAANCHLDRNTPQAICNAGFSVQSVVAVPNDLSLRLLPSWPMTAGIAIAA; encoded by the coding sequence ATGAACGAACGCTCTGAACGCAAGCTCGAAAGCGTCCGCTCGGAACTCTTTCGGCACGTCACGGGCAACGTCGTCGAAATTGGACCGGGCACTGGGACAAACCTGCGATACTATAATATCGCCGAACACGTAACTCTAGTTGAGCCGTACTCTGCTATGCGAAGGATCTTGTCCGCCCGTGTTGGCACCGCCCGAAACTCGAACTTATTCTCGATTGTCGACGGACGAGCGGAAAGCATGCCTGCAGATTCGCAATCAATCGACACGGTCGTCTCGACGCTCGTGCTGTGTTCAGTTCCCGACTTGGACCGAACGCTTGCCGAAATTCGGAGAATCCTTAAACCAAATGGCGCTCTGGTATTCCTAGAACACCATGTGGGCAATGGTATAAGAAGCAAGACCCAGCACGCCCTCACCCCGTTTATGAAGAAATACGCGGCGAACTGCCACTTAGACAGAAATACGCCTCAAGCTATATGCAACGCGGGCTTTTCCGTGCAATCCGTGGTCGCGGTCCCAAACGACCTGTCACTTCGCCTTTTACCAAGCTGGCCAATGACCGCTGGCATCGCGATCGCAGCGTGA
- a CDS encoding heavy metal translocating P-type ATPase: MHHGDHANHSGHGDHAGHGSHAGHGDHVGQFRRLFWINLFIAIPVVVFSPMFAMLLGYSVPGWAGWVAGALGTVMYVWGGRPFLSGAVSEVKSRQPGMMLLIALGITVAFLASWAATVGLVHHELEFWWELALLIVIMLLGHWIEMRSLAQTTSALDSLAALLPDEAERVEGDDVVTIAPADLRVGDIVIVRPGGSVPADGRVVDGSADMDESMITGESRAVARGEGDAVTAGTVATDSGLRVKITATGDDTALAGINRLVAEAQSSSSRAQRIADRAAALLFWFALGAALITAAVWTLVGSPDDAVVRTITVLVIACPHALGLAIPLVVSIATERAARGGVLIKDRLALESMRQVDAVLFDKTGTLTKGEPTVTGVEPAADLDANQVLALAAAAEADSEHPLAKAIVAAAKEKDLAIAATSGFSSSPAVGVTATVSGQEIRVGGPRLLEETGQNEVDIADSWRAEGAIILHVVRDGLVIGGLKLADEVRPESRRAVDSLHRLGIEVVMITGDAEAVANEVGQELGIDRVFAGVRPEDKSAKVAALQHEGKKVAMVGDGVNDAPALAQADVGIAIGAGTDVAIASAGVILASSDPRSVLSVIQLSRAAFRKMKQNLWWAAGYNLISVPLAAGVLAPIGFVMPMSVGAILMSLSTVVVALNAQLLRRIDLRPEANMR, translated from the coding sequence ATGCACCACGGCGACCATGCGAATCACAGCGGCCACGGTGATCACGCTGGACATGGCAGTCACGCGGGCCACGGAGACCACGTAGGCCAGTTCCGACGTCTGTTTTGGATCAACCTCTTCATCGCGATCCCAGTAGTCGTATTTTCCCCTATGTTCGCCATGCTTCTGGGCTACTCGGTTCCTGGCTGGGCTGGCTGGGTCGCCGGCGCGCTCGGCACCGTCATGTACGTCTGGGGCGGACGCCCCTTCCTCAGCGGCGCCGTCAGCGAAGTCAAGAGTCGCCAGCCCGGGATGATGCTGCTGATCGCGCTCGGGATTACCGTTGCGTTCCTAGCTTCGTGGGCGGCCACGGTCGGGCTTGTCCATCATGAGCTTGAGTTCTGGTGGGAACTGGCGCTGCTGATCGTCATCATGCTGCTTGGTCACTGGATCGAAATGCGTTCGCTGGCTCAGACCACGTCGGCGCTCGACTCCCTCGCCGCTCTCTTGCCCGACGAGGCCGAGCGCGTCGAGGGTGACGACGTCGTCACGATCGCCCCTGCCGATCTGCGCGTCGGCGACATCGTCATCGTTCGCCCCGGCGGCAGCGTTCCTGCCGATGGCAGGGTCGTCGATGGAAGTGCCGACATGGACGAATCGATGATCACCGGCGAGTCCCGCGCCGTCGCTCGCGGTGAAGGCGACGCCGTCACTGCCGGCACCGTAGCCACAGACTCCGGCCTGCGTGTGAAGATCACTGCCACCGGCGATGACACTGCCCTCGCCGGCATCAATCGACTAGTCGCAGAGGCTCAGAGCTCCTCGTCTCGGGCTCAGCGCATCGCCGACCGCGCTGCGGCCTTATTGTTCTGGTTCGCACTCGGCGCTGCCCTGATCACCGCAGCCGTCTGGACGCTCGTCGGTAGCCCCGACGATGCCGTGGTGCGCACCATCACTGTCCTCGTCATCGCTTGCCCCCACGCCCTGGGTCTGGCAATCCCGCTGGTGGTCTCCATCGCCACCGAGCGTGCCGCCCGTGGCGGCGTTTTGATCAAGGACCGCCTCGCCTTGGAGTCGATGCGCCAGGTCGACGCGGTTCTGTTCGACAAGACCGGCACCTTAACAAAGGGCGAGCCCACTGTCACCGGCGTCGAGCCGGCCGCCGATCTAGACGCTAATCAAGTGCTCGCGCTGGCGGCTGCCGCAGAGGCCGACAGCGAGCATCCACTCGCGAAAGCCATCGTCGCCGCGGCCAAAGAGAAGGATCTCGCCATCGCAGCGACCAGCGGGTTCTCCTCTTCTCCTGCGGTCGGTGTCACCGCGACCGTGTCCGGCCAGGAGATCCGCGTCGGTGGTCCGCGACTGCTGGAAGAAACCGGACAAAACGAGGTCGACATTGCCGACTCCTGGCGGGCGGAGGGTGCGATCATCCTGCACGTCGTTCGTGATGGCTTGGTGATCGGCGGCCTCAAGCTCGCCGATGAAGTCCGCCCGGAATCCCGCCGCGCCGTAGACTCGCTGCACCGGCTCGGCATCGAAGTCGTCATGATCACCGGCGATGCCGAGGCCGTCGCGAATGAGGTGGGCCAGGAGCTTGGCATCGACCGTGTCTTCGCCGGTGTACGCCCCGAGGACAAGTCGGCTAAGGTCGCCGCGCTCCAGCATGAGGGCAAGAAGGTTGCGATGGTCGGCGATGGTGTCAACGACGCCCCTGCCCTTGCTCAGGCTGACGTCGGCATCGCCATTGGGGCCGGCACTGACGTCGCAATCGCCTCGGCCGGCGTCATCCTCGCCAGCTCCGACCCCCGCTCGGTTCTCTCGGTTATCCAACTGTCCCGCGCTGCGTTCCGGAAGATGAAGCAAAACCTTTGGTGGGCCGCCGGCTACAACCTCATTTCCGTGCCGCTTGCGGCAGGAGTACTCGCCCCCATCGGCTTCGTCATGCCCATGTCAGTCGGCGCGATTCTAATGTCTTTGTCCACTGTCGTCGTCGCGCTTAACGCCCAGCTCCTTCGGCGCATCGATCTCAGGCCCGAAGCCAATATGCGCTGA
- a CDS encoding YdhK family protein translates to MRKHLITTITAGILGGALVLAGCSTEDGQGHQGHEGGSLTSAPASSENEMDHSSMEHPMDGGPAPEGITEAPSPKFPVGTEVTLTADHMEGMEGAKATIAGAFDTYTYAVSYTPTTGGDPVNDHKWVVQEEIKDAGDERLADGTEVTLEAEHMEGMEGAKATIDSSTDETVYMVNYEADGMTMTNHKWVVESEIQLAT, encoded by the coding sequence ATGCGAAAGCACCTCATAACGACCATCACCGCAGGAATCCTAGGTGGAGCTCTGGTACTGGCTGGCTGCAGCACCGAAGACGGCCAGGGCCACCAGGGCCACGAAGGCGGCAGTTTGACCAGCGCTCCAGCGAGCAGCGAAAATGAGATGGATCACTCTTCGATGGAGCATCCGATGGACGGCGGGCCCGCCCCGGAGGGAATCACGGAAGCTCCGTCCCCGAAGTTCCCGGTGGGCACTGAGGTCACGCTCACAGCCGATCACATGGAGGGCATGGAGGGCGCGAAGGCCACTATCGCTGGCGCTTTTGACACCTACACCTATGCGGTGAGCTACACGCCCACCACCGGCGGGGATCCGGTCAATGACCACAAGTGGGTTGTGCAGGAGGAGATCAAGGACGCCGGGGACGAACGGCTGGCCGACGGAACCGAGGTCACACTAGAGGCCGAACACATGGAGGGCATGGAGGGCGCGAAGGCCACCATCGACTCCTCTACCGACGAGACTGTCTACATGGTCAACTACGAGGCAGACGGCATGACGATGACCAACCACAAGTGGGTCGTCGAAAGTGAAATTCAGCTGGCCACATAG
- a CDS encoding cadmium resistance transporter: MTITALLQAVGLFIATNIDDIIVLSLFFARGSGHPRTTVKILLGQYLGFVGILAATLLVTVGAGWALPPKAIPYFGLIPLALGIWAAWQACQGDDDDDSAASGKGVAVATVAGVTFVNGGDNIGVYVPVFLNVSTPSVIAFCIVFLALVAVLVAVAKFVATRRPIAEVLERWEHILFPIVLIGLGVVILVGGGAFGL, encoded by the coding sequence ATGACGATTACGGCGCTCTTGCAGGCGGTCGGACTATTTATCGCGACCAACATCGACGACATTATCGTGCTCTCGCTTTTCTTCGCGCGGGGCTCTGGGCATCCTCGGACAACAGTGAAGATTCTTCTTGGGCAGTATCTCGGCTTCGTAGGAATCCTCGCCGCCACACTGTTGGTAACCGTGGGCGCCGGGTGGGCGCTGCCGCCAAAGGCGATTCCCTACTTCGGTCTTATCCCCCTTGCTCTTGGCATCTGGGCAGCATGGCAGGCGTGCCAGGGCGATGACGACGATGATTCCGCCGCTTCCGGCAAGGGCGTCGCAGTCGCGACCGTCGCCGGCGTCACCTTTGTCAACGGCGGAGACAACATCGGCGTCTACGTGCCCGTGTTCCTAAACGTCAGCACGCCGTCTGTAATAGCTTTCTGTATCGTGTTTTTGGCGCTCGTGGCGGTGCTCGTGGCTGTCGCCAAGTTCGTCGCCACACGTCGCCCAATCGCCGAGGTGCTCGAACGATGGGAGCACATCCTTTTCCCAATCGTGCTAATCGGGCTCGGCGTTGTAATCCTCGTCGGAGGCGGTGCGTTCGGTCTCTAA
- the cmtR gene encoding Cd(II)/Pb(II)-sensing metalloregulatory transcriptional regulator CmtR → MLNLASQLDAIQRLGRAMSDPSRSRILLSILARPAHPAELANSLGLTRSNVSNHLGCLRDCGIVVATHEGRQTLYEISDPHLARALNELVSVKLAVDEGAPCMDVACTVAGCHDGGFSS, encoded by the coding sequence ATGCTGAATCTTGCTTCTCAGTTGGATGCGATACAGAGGCTGGGTCGAGCAATGTCAGATCCCTCGCGCTCGCGGATTCTCTTGTCAATCCTGGCTCGGCCCGCGCATCCAGCGGAACTTGCCAATTCGCTCGGCCTAACGCGCTCGAACGTGTCTAATCACCTTGGGTGCCTACGAGACTGCGGGATTGTGGTCGCCACCCATGAAGGTCGACAAACGCTTTACGAGATCTCCGACCCCCATCTAGCGCGCGCGCTCAATGAACTGGTTTCGGTCAAGCTTGCCGTCGATGAAGGCGCTCCTTGCATGGACGTGGCCTGCACCGTGGCAGGTTGCCACGACGGTGGATTCAGCTCATGA
- a CDS encoding TA system antitoxin ParD family protein: MPNSVVVENFSPSLIHASKLAAEHEGRTADEQLEHWTRVGRSILLSSSLTMERVELALAGKLARERLSELESIIFDSEVEARSEE; the protein is encoded by the coding sequence GTGCCCAATTCGGTCGTAGTTGAGAACTTTTCTCCTTCATTAATTCACGCTTCCAAACTCGCAGCGGAACATGAAGGCCGTACTGCCGATGAGCAGCTTGAGCACTGGACTCGAGTGGGGCGTTCCATTCTATTGAGCTCGTCGCTCACAATGGAGCGGGTGGAACTTGCTCTAGCAGGAAAGCTTGCAAGGGAACGGTTGAGTGAACTCGAGTCCATTATTTTCGATTCCGAGGTTGAAGCCAGGAGTGAAGAGTGA
- a CDS encoding IS3 family transposase (programmed frameshift) — MPKSIDPQLRARCVRLVREHQQEYPTVTAAVTAVARQEGVSRESVRRWLAQAEVDDGARPGITSEESAEVKRLKSENRRLREDNEILRRASNFLRGGARPPRPLICAFIDEMRAEGFAVESILRVLRQQGLRIAARTYRSWKRPGHIAARTVTDAQVEDKIRTFAWRINPVTGRVQMTPEGLYGRRKWVALLRRQEGLAGTSRGAVDRAMRTLGLEGVRRVKKLRTTIPDPNGKRAADLLNRDFTAPAPNRVWVTDFTYVRTWAGFVYVAFVVDVFAQRIVGWHASTCKKVDLVMTPLRIALWQRDREGNPVSPGDLIHHSDAGSQYTAIRLTEHLALEGISPSIGTVGDAYDNALMETINGLYKTECIRTTIFHSGPFRTLADVEFATAGWVDWYNNRRLHGSLGMLTPVESEALHYEALTREPAPTK; from the exons ATGCCGAAGAGTATCGATCCCCAGCTGCGCGCGAGGTGTGTGCGGCTCGTCAGGGAGCACCAGCAGGAGTACCCCACTGTGACCGCTGCAGTCACTGCGGTGGCCCGGCAGGAAGGGGTCTCGCGCGAGTCGGTGAGACGCTGGCTGGCGCAGGCCGAGGTCGACGATGGGGCCCGGCCCGGTATCACCAGCGAGGAGTCTGCCGAGGTCAAACGCCTCAAGTCAGAGAACCGACGGTTGCGCGAGGATAACGAGATCTTGCGACGGGCCTCGA ATTTTCTTCGCGGGGGAGCCAGGCCCCCGAGGCCGCTGATCTGCGCGTTCATCGACGAGATGAGAGCCGAAGGTTTCGCAGTCGAGTCGATCCTCCGTGTCTTGCGCCAGCAAGGCCTGAGGATTGCTGCACGCACCTACCGATCCTGGAAGCGGCCAGGCCACATTGCTGCCCGAACCGTCACAGACGCCCAGGTCGAGGACAAGATCCGCACCTTCGCCTGGAGGATCAACCCCGTCACCGGGCGGGTCCAGATGACACCGGAGGGCTTGTACGGGCGGCGGAAGTGGGTCGCCCTGCTCCGCCGCCAGGAAGGTCTGGCCGGCACGTCACGGGGCGCGGTGGACCGGGCGATGCGCACCCTCGGACTCGAGGGCGTGCGACGCGTCAAGAAGCTCCGCACGACGATCCCCGACCCGAATGGGAAACGGGCAGCTGACCTGCTCAATCGCGACTTCACTGCCCCTGCGCCGAACCGTGTGTGGGTCACCGACTTCACTTACGTGCGCACCTGGGCAGGATTCGTCTATGTCGCGTTCGTCGTGGACGTGTTTGCCCAGCGGATCGTGGGCTGGCACGCCAGCACGTGCAAGAAGGTCGACCTGGTCATGACTCCGCTGAGGATCGCGCTCTGGCAACGAGATCGAGAGGGAAACCCTGTGTCACCTGGCGATTTGATCCATCACAGCGACGCAGGATCCCAGTACACCGCGATTCGACTGACCGAGCACCTCGCCCTCGAAGGCATCTCCCCGTCAATCGGCACCGTCGGCGACGCCTACGATAACGCGCTCATGGAGACGATCAACGGTCTCTATAAGACCGAGTGTATCCGCACCACCATATTCCACTCAGGGCCGTTCCGGACTCTCGCAGACGTCGAGTTCGCGACCGCCGGCTGGGTCGACTGGTACAACAACCGCCGCCTCCACGGCTCGCTGGGGATGCTTACCCCGGTAGAGTCCGAGGCGCTCCACTACGAGGCCCTCACCCGAGAGCCCGCACCCACAAAGTAG
- the dnaB gene encoding replicative DNA helicase → MPADFERFETGLSSEPAEGGGEQYGRVPPQDLVAEQSVLGGMLMSKDAIADVVEALGPGDFYKPAHQVVYDIILDLYARGEPADPVTVSAELDRKGELKRAGGAPYLHTLVSTVPTAANAGFYARIVSEKAVLRRLVDAGTRIVQYGYSGDGQEVDEVVDRAQAEIFEVTERRTSEDYVALSELLQPTMDEMDEIQEAGGLSAGVPTGFVDLDSLTNGLRGGQMVIIAARPGVGKALALDTPIPTAPLLDGAAPTFTTQGELQVGDEVLASDGRPTKVTGLSEIWDDRPCFRLIFSDGASIVADAEHEWEVIFGGTRQTMTTKALETMLLVAESGVEIPEDPARGVPSRFIIDVRNTESVPVRCIEVEAPDHMYLAGETAIPTHNSTLGLDIMRSASIKHGLASVVFSLEMSRTEIVMRLMSAEAKVKLANMRGGTLSDEDWAQMAKRLGEIETAPLFIDDSPNMTMMEIRAKARRLKQQHDLRLIVVDYLQLMSSGKKVESRQQEVSEFSRSLKLLAKEIDVPLIAISQLNRGPEQRTDKRPQVSDLRESGSLEQDADIVMLLHRPDAFEQDHPDAGSAEIILGKHRGGPTGAVKVAHQLHFSRFTDMARGI, encoded by the coding sequence ATGCCTGCAGATTTCGAGCGGTTCGAGACCGGCCTCTCGTCCGAGCCCGCAGAGGGTGGCGGCGAGCAGTACGGCCGCGTGCCGCCGCAGGATCTCGTCGCCGAGCAGTCCGTCCTCGGCGGCATGCTCATGTCGAAGGACGCCATCGCGGATGTCGTCGAGGCGCTCGGCCCGGGCGACTTCTACAAGCCCGCGCACCAAGTCGTCTACGACATCATCCTCGACCTCTACGCCCGTGGAGAACCTGCGGACCCGGTCACGGTATCCGCGGAGCTCGACCGCAAGGGCGAGCTCAAACGCGCCGGCGGCGCCCCTTACCTACACACTCTCGTATCCACGGTCCCCACCGCGGCGAATGCCGGCTTCTACGCGCGCATCGTCTCGGAGAAGGCGGTGCTGCGGCGCCTCGTCGACGCGGGCACGCGCATCGTGCAGTACGGCTACTCGGGGGACGGGCAGGAGGTCGACGAGGTCGTCGACCGCGCGCAGGCGGAGATCTTCGAGGTCACCGAGCGCCGCACGTCCGAGGACTACGTCGCGCTGTCCGAGCTCCTCCAGCCGACGATGGACGAGATGGACGAAATCCAGGAGGCCGGCGGTCTTTCGGCGGGCGTTCCCACCGGTTTCGTCGATCTCGATTCGCTCACCAACGGCCTGCGCGGCGGACAGATGGTCATCATCGCCGCCCGTCCCGGTGTCGGCAAAGCCCTTGCCCTCGATACGCCCATCCCCACGGCACCGCTTCTTGACGGCGCCGCTCCCACCTTCACCACCCAAGGCGAGCTCCAGGTCGGCGACGAGGTGCTCGCCTCCGATGGCCGCCCAACCAAGGTCACGGGGCTCTCGGAGATCTGGGACGACCGGCCGTGCTTCCGTCTCATCTTCTCCGACGGCGCATCGATCGTCGCCGACGCGGAGCACGAGTGGGAGGTCATCTTCGGTGGCACCCGCCAGACGATGACGACAAAGGCACTTGAAACGATGCTCCTCGTCGCCGAGTCCGGGGTCGAGATCCCGGAGGATCCCGCCCGCGGCGTTCCCTCCCGCTTCATCATCGATGTCCGCAACACCGAGTCTGTGCCGGTTCGCTGCATCGAGGTCGAGGCGCCGGACCACATGTATCTGGCAGGCGAGACGGCGATCCCCACGCACAACTCGACACTCGGCCTCGACATCATGCGCTCGGCCTCTATCAAACACGGACTCGCCTCCGTTGTTTTCTCTCTTGAGATGAGCCGCACCGAGATCGTCATGCGACTGATGAGCGCCGAGGCGAAGGTCAAACTTGCGAACATGCGCGGCGGAACGCTGTCGGACGAGGACTGGGCGCAGATGGCCAAGCGGCTCGGCGAGATCGAGACCGCCCCGCTGTTCATCGACGATTCGCCGAATATGACCATGATGGAGATCCGCGCCAAGGCCCGCCGCCTCAAACAGCAGCACGACCTGCGCCTCATCGTCGTCGACTACCTCCAGCTGATGAGCTCGGGCAAAAAGGTCGAGTCCCGCCAGCAAGAGGTCTCGGAATTCTCGCGTTCGCTCAAGCTCCTAGCCAAGGAGATCGACGTGCCTCTGATCGCGATCTCGCAGCTCAACCGTGGTCCAGAGCAGCGTACGGACAAGCGGCCTCAGGTGTCCGACCTTCGTGAGTCCGGCTCCCTAGAGCAGGACGCCGACATCGTCATGCTTCTGCACCGGCCGGACGCCTTCGAGCAGGACCACCCGGACGCCGGCTCGGCAGAGATCATTCTCGGCAAGCACCGCGGTGGTCCGACGGGCGCCGTGAAGGTCGCCCACCAGCTTCACTTCTCCCGCTTCACGGACATGGCCCGCGGAATCTAG
- the rplI gene encoding 50S ribosomal protein L9 encodes MKLILTADVDNLGAPGDIVEVKGGYGRNFLLPRGLAILASPGAERQIETIRRVQAEREVRDAEHANELKQQLEGLANVKVAVRTSDSGKLFGSVTTADVAEAIKTSGGPKLAKRSITLPKEHIKNAGNHKAVVDLGHEVSATVNVEVVAE; translated from the coding sequence ATGAAGCTGATCCTCACCGCCGACGTCGACAACCTCGGTGCGCCGGGCGACATCGTCGAGGTCAAGGGCGGTTACGGACGTAACTTCCTGCTCCCGCGTGGGCTGGCCATCCTGGCCTCCCCGGGCGCGGAGCGCCAGATCGAGACGATTCGTCGTGTCCAGGCCGAGCGCGAGGTGCGCGACGCCGAGCACGCGAACGAGCTCAAGCAGCAGCTCGAGGGCCTGGCGAACGTGAAGGTCGCCGTGCGCACCTCCGATTCGGGCAAGCTCTTCGGCTCTGTCACCACCGCGGATGTCGCCGAGGCCATCAAGACCTCGGGCGGCCCGAAGCTCGCCAAGCGCAGCATCACGCTGCCCAAGGAGCACATCAAGAACGCCGGCAACCACAAGGCTGTCGTCGATCTCGGACACGAGGTCTCCGCGACCGTCAACGTCGAGGTCGTCGCCGAGTAA
- a CDS encoding single-stranded DNA-binding protein, with product MAGDTVITVVGNLVADPELRFTPSGAAVANFRIASTPRRFNSQTSQWEDGEALFLTCNIWRQAAENVAESLQRGMRVVVQGRLKQRSFETREGEKRTVYELEVDEVGPSLRYATAKVARTPREGGGFGGGQGGGQQGGAPRGGYGDNQGGYGGGQQGGGRPPAGDDPWGSAPQAGGGFGGADDEPPF from the coding sequence ATGGCAGGCGATACCGTCATCACCGTTGTTGGTAACCTGGTTGCAGACCCGGAACTGCGGTTCACCCCGTCCGGCGCGGCCGTTGCGAACTTCCGTATCGCCTCGACGCCGCGGCGTTTCAACTCGCAGACGAGCCAGTGGGAGGACGGCGAAGCCCTCTTCCTTACGTGCAATATCTGGCGCCAGGCGGCGGAGAACGTCGCCGAGTCGCTGCAGCGCGGCATGCGTGTCGTGGTGCAGGGTCGCCTCAAGCAGCGGTCCTTCGAAACCCGTGAGGGCGAGAAGCGCACCGTGTACGAGCTCGAGGTCGACGAGGTCGGCCCCTCGCTCCGCTACGCCACCGCGAAGGTCGCGCGCACTCCGCGCGAGGGCGGCGGCTTCGGAGGAGGCCAGGGCGGCGGCCAGCAGGGCGGAGCGCCCCGCGGCGGCTATGGCGACAATCAGGGCGGCTACGGCGGCGGTCAGCAAGGTGGCGGACGTCCTCCGGCAGGCGACGACCCGTGGGGCAGCGCCCCGCAGGCGGGCGGCGGCTTCGGCGGTGCGGACGACGAGCCCCCGTTCTGA
- the rpsF gene encoding 30S ribosomal protein S6, translating to MRQYEVMIILDSSLDERTVAPSLDTFLNVIRKDGGSVDKVDVWGKRRLAYEINKQTEGIYAVIELKAEPDTVKELDRQLGLNESILRTKVLRTDA from the coding sequence GTGCGTCAATACGAAGTGATGATCATTCTCGATTCGAGTCTCGACGAGCGCACCGTAGCCCCGTCCCTGGATACGTTCCTGAACGTAATTCGCAAGGATGGCGGCTCGGTCGACAAGGTCGATGTGTGGGGTAAGCGCCGTCTTGCCTACGAGATCAACAAGCAGACCGAAGGCATCTACGCCGTTATCGAGCTCAAGGCCGAGCCCGACACGGTCAAGGAACTGGACCGCCAGCTCGGACTCAACGAGTCCATCCTGCGCACGAAGGTTCTGCGCACCGACGCGTAG
- a CDS encoding glycosyltransferase family 87 protein: MTNGDSSSPRPLADDLAELGPDDRARPGDGAFLPAAQAWGGPLGRHAVVGRQPRITPLRVILLFAVILCAFGFFSKAACLETSHPEDGSAPGLMWDGRQYYKACYADPIPLWGIEGLSQGAFPYKFSWTEGDPGAEQVRYMEYPVISGLWQYGSAQVALAWDHLDRSGILPGPIDVIKYFLILVVTMTIFWLVAVWATYYSAGRRPWDTLFMAASPLVVFQVFTNFDAMAVAAASVALLLWAKKMPRWAGFAIGVGVAMKLYPLFLFGALLVVAIRARKFVDIAWAACVAAITWSAINLPIALLFPAGWREFFRLNSDRPANPESMYAVIQSLTSWDGFDPAGAVPETLNTVSLVLFALGCVAVLAIGLTAPKSPRIAQLAFLIVAFFLLTNKVWSPQYSLWLVPLAVLAIPRARILLPWMIFDALLWIAHMSYFAGTDAKGLNPEWFGMLVIIRNLLVVAVCAAIIFEIYRPARDRVRRWHADLPGADPLLGTLAPEPDAPASVRASFDLASDVGAAPRAGRPRLPQRVRAAAGASAPAASAAEPTDTSDDKESDSR, translated from the coding sequence GTGACCAACGGAGACTCTTCCTCCCCGCGCCCGCTCGCAGATGACCTCGCGGAGCTCGGCCCGGACGATCGCGCCCGTCCAGGCGACGGCGCGTTTCTCCCCGCCGCGCAGGCATGGGGAGGCCCGTTGGGTAGGCACGCGGTGGTCGGGCGGCAGCCGCGGATCACTCCGCTACGGGTGATCCTGCTGTTCGCCGTTATCCTCTGTGCCTTTGGGTTCTTCTCCAAGGCGGCGTGCCTGGAGACCTCCCACCCCGAGGACGGCAGTGCCCCGGGGCTGATGTGGGACGGCCGCCAGTATTACAAGGCGTGCTACGCGGACCCGATCCCGCTGTGGGGAATCGAGGGCCTGTCTCAGGGGGCGTTCCCGTACAAGTTCTCGTGGACCGAGGGCGACCCGGGCGCCGAGCAGGTGCGCTACATGGAGTATCCGGTGATCTCCGGGTTGTGGCAGTACGGCAGCGCGCAGGTCGCACTCGCATGGGATCACCTCGACCGCTCGGGCATTCTGCCGGGGCCGATCGACGTGATCAAATACTTCCTCATCCTCGTGGTGACGATGACGATCTTCTGGCTCGTCGCCGTGTGGGCCACGTATTACAGCGCCGGGCGCAGACCCTGGGACACGCTGTTCATGGCGGCGAGCCCACTGGTGGTCTTCCAGGTCTTCACCAACTTCGACGCTATGGCCGTCGCCGCGGCCTCGGTGGCGCTGCTGTTGTGGGCGAAGAAGATGCCGCGCTGGGCCGGCTTCGCGATCGGCGTCGGTGTCGCGATGAAGCTCTACCCGCTGTTCCTGTTCGGCGCGCTGCTCGTCGTCGCGATCCGCGCGCGCAAGTTCGTCGACATCGCGTGGGCGGCGTGCGTCGCGGCGATCACGTGGTCGGCGATCAACCTGCCCATCGCGCTGCTGTTCCCCGCGGGCTGGCGCGAGTTCTTCCGTCTCAATTCCGACCGCCCGGCCAACCCGGAATCGATGTACGCCGTCATCCAATCGTTGACGTCGTGGGACGGCTTCGACCCCGCCGGCGCGGTCCCCGAGACCCTCAACACGGTCTCGCTCGTCCTGTTCGCGCTCGGCTGTGTGGCTGTCCTCGCGATCGGCCTCACCGCGCCGAAGTCACCGCGTATCGCGCAGCTCGCGTTCCTCATCGTCGCGTTCTTCCTGCTCACCAACAAGGTGTGGAGCCCGCAGTATTCGCTGTGGCTCGTGCCGCTGGCGGTGCTCGCGATCCCGCGGGCGCGCATCCTGCTGCCGTGGATGATCTTCGACGCCCTCCTGTGGATCGCGCACATGTCGTACTTCGCGGGCACCGACGCCAAGGGCCTCAACCCCGAGTGGTTTGGCATGCTCGTGATCATCCGGAACCTGCTGGTCGTGGCCGTGTGCGCGGCGATCATCTTCGAGATCTACCGGCCCGCGCGGGACCGGGTGCGCCGCTGGCACGCCGATCTGCCCGGCGCGGATCCGCTCCTCGGCACGCTGGCCCCGGAGCCCGATGCGCCGGCCTCGGTGCGTGCGTCCTTCGACCTCGCCTCTGACGTCGGAGCTGCTCCCCGCGCCGGACGGCCGCGCTTGCCGCAGCGCGTACGAGCGGCGGCCGGTGCCTCCGCCCCCGCGGCTTCCGCCGCCGAACCGACCGACACGTCCGATGACAAGGAGTCCGATTCACGATGA